The region AATATCAATTTCCAACCACTTAAAAGGCACCCTTTGAGGTTTTGAATCTCAATTTTTGCAAGCATAATAATGTAATTTTGTAGTTTCAGGCagcaaaagttaatttttaatcctTTCTCACCAGTAAATATACCAAAACAGATTATACTTTTTCAAACTAACAAAtagtaaataatttatataataagatGAAAAGAGAGATTTAAAGAAGAGTCAGAGATGTGGAGAGAAGAGAGgaaagaagaaacagagagGAACATATAGCTTCCTAACGAAGTTAGAAGTTCAAAGTTGTTTATTGGGCAAGTTGTACCAACCATAGGGTTATCCTCTGTATATGGATTTCCTGTCTTGCTGTTATGTAGACTCCGTTTGGGAACCGCACCGCAttccctaaattttttttgttaaaaattaatatttttttttgtgttttggatcgttttgatgcgctgatctcaaaaatactttttaaaaaacaaaaaaaaatcattttgatgcattttgacacgaaaaacactttgaaaagcaactgcaaCCACATTCCCAAAAAGACTAGTAGTATTGCTGACATGTAATGGTGGATTGATGTGGGGCTTTTAGCGAACGACTCATAGCTACTTGATTTTATGGTGGTGAAAGTGAGCCTTGAAAGTGTCTTTATAAAGCTTTGAGATTGTGTGGACAACATGCATCAGAGGTTGCATATTACGATTCACCTTAAGAAAATCACAGATTGAATTCAATGGATTATTGGATTCCTTGAGCTCTTGGCTAAGAGGTGATTCCTTATTGAATTTAAtggattgtttttttccctcaacATATATTCTTTTTGGCTCTTCTCTTAGCAATCAGTGAGGAAAAGAAATGTGCCAAAAGAGTGTTTACCTCATGTATACTCCTTGGAAGCCAAAAGGGTTGTACTTACAATCTAGTTCATCTCTCTCCTATCTGATTAATTATGAGAGCATCAGGAAGCACCCCAAAGGAGGATGTGGGGGTTCATTAAATGGTAGTACTAACTTGTGGATGATAAAGGTGTTGATCATTATAAAATTTTCTTGGACATGTGTGAATGGCACTCTCTTAGTCAGGAAGATAATTGTGGCTTGAACATTTGGTGATGAGCTCCTTCTATCAGATGACTTGGGCATATCttcataattgttttgatgttcttTCTTTTGCAGTGATACTTTTTTCTAATAATGTTTGTTGCATTTTGCTGCTGAATGACCTTTGATATTTAGGGTGAAATTCTTTATGTTGGAAGTTTCAAATTGAGGCTTAGTCAAGTAAAAGAAATGGCTAACAGGAAAAAAGGCAATATTCTTCCCAAAAAATTGGTTTAGACTGAAACATTTGATCTCAACCACCACCTTCCGATAGTGTAGCATATATTTGAAGGCTGTTTAGAGATTTTTGGGATGGCTTTATCCTTTACTAAGGATTATAAATATCTTTGAAAAAGTTTGGCTTAGCATTTCCTCTGTGTTGAACGGTACATGCTTAGTTTGATCAGTTTTTTGGGTCAAGCTTAATTGCTTTGTGGTCAAGTGAGTTTGTCAAGCTGCTTTGTGATTATAATCCAGAGAGAGAATAGATAGCATATAAGTGTTGCTACACAGGTGCCAAACTTCCTGtatctttattgttttatgTCTCTCCATTTACTTTCTCTTTTGACAATTTCAGGTATCAGAGTGCCTAGGACTTCATGTCATATGATGAACTGATCTTGGTTCTGGCAAACATTTCATTAGCCTTGTCCCTTTACATCCCTTACCTGCTGTTTAACGCTACTATTTTATCTTGCATTTGGACTTGTGTGTAATTTAATGAGGAAAATCTAGAAATTTCTTGTCTTTCTAAATAAGGATATGAGGAGCATATTATCTCAAACATCACGAGTTTGGTAACTAGATTGTAGTTGCCTCATTTCTTATGCACTTATTTTAGTTGTTCAAATGCAAAGATATTGCTTATTCATTTCAGATTTCCCAGGATGTTCAATTTGAGTTCCATGATTACCTTGGTATCAACGACATCTCATCCTAGCATTTAACAACTGTTAGGATTTATGAAATTTCCATTTCTTATGATAATGTGCTCCCTGGAAAATGTTATCGCCCTAGCGTATTTGCTTGGGCCACTTGGACATGTATGTGAATTGAAATCAGTCACAATCTAGTGGTGTCATAATCATCACATCTCTATTGACTCACTTGTGGATTCCGCAAAACTAACTATATTACCATCTCTGTACAGGAAGATAGTGAGAAGACTGGCAAGGTGACATCCGTAGGGATGTATTTCTTACATTTTCAAGTGTACAGAATGGATTCAACTGTGAATGCGGTATGAGGTTCCATCCtgttacataatttttttccttgtcattTTACTTTGGTGGatattactttttttctcttatgtGGCTGAAGTGATCTTTTTCTACACAATGGTGCTGCAGTTAGCTATAGCTAAGGATCCCGATGCTGCTTTCTTTAGAAGGTTGGAAGGTCTTCAACCTTGTGAAGTTTCAGAACTGAAAGCTGGGACTCATATATTCGCAGTTTATGGTTGGAATTATTTTGTGTCTTTTGAGTATGGATTAGCTGTCTTGCAGAATTTATATCGCTCTGACATTCACTGAATTTTGTCAGGAGATAATTTTTTCAAGACTGCTAGCTACACAATTGAGGCACTTTGTTCAAAGACATATGAAGATACCACAGAGAAGCTCAAGGATGTTGAGGCTCAAATtcttagaaaaagaaatgagctACGCCAATTTGAGACAGAGTACAGAAAGGTAGAATCTGCTTCTATTGATGTGCCTTCTATCACTATTTGCTGATGCCCACATGTCCTTGAAATTCACTTACGATGTTTTGTAGGCTTTGGCACGCTTCCAGGAAGTAACCAACAGATACAGCCAGGAAAAGCAATCTGTATGTTATGAAACCTCGATGTCTCTTGTCAGATGGTGTTTTTCTACATGTTTGCAATATCTGCCTTCTAACTTAATAAAATGCAACTGCTATACTTGTGCATGCATATACGTATTCTATGTATTGTAGATTTGCTCTGAATTGTTTTCTGGAGCTGGGTTATTTGCAAGAGGAGAACAAGATCATCTCGTCATACTGCAACATTTACCTTAGATGTCCTCTTTACTTGCTTCAGAAAAGATATGTTATATGATAAATGAAAGGCGAAATGTTTCACAATAAGGAATATTAAGTGATggtagcttctttttttttttagtttaatgtgggtgtccggactagcttgcgcgcacctcgactatgTTTGTTTATGAGGTCCACCGCGTAAACAGTCTACAACTTCTTGCTGCCTGCAAGTTCTGAAAAGCTTTCTGCTTAAATCTGTTTTCCCTGCCAAATTAGTATTTGATATCTGTGATAACGGAACTCAAGTATTGTTTTCTTTATCATGGTTGAATCATAGCTGGCATAGATTACTCTGGCTCTGTATCTTCTGGTCACACTTTATGCCAAGGGTAGAGGTCCTTTTTGTTTGGCTGACCTCATCATTTTGGTTGCTGCAGGTAGATGAGCTGCTGAAACAGCGGGATAGCATACATGCCTCTTTCACCGTAACCAGGACGGTGAGCTACTTAAGTAATGGAAGTACGAGCAAACTTCTTGGTGATGATTCAAAAGCCGGGAGTCCAGTGGAAGATGGAATCTCTGATGGAAAGGATAAATCATCCAAAAAGAAATGGTTCAACTTGAGCCTTAAAGGGTCCGAAAAGAAGTAGACTTCAAAAGGTATTTAGATGATTTTGTATTGTTTCGAGGGATTTGACTGGATATCCATTATTGGATTGAAGTACTTGGATCATCCACTTAGCACGCAGAGACTTGCGCCTTATactttttgtttgatattttttccctCTTTAGGTTTTACTGAGGTGGTTTATTAATGGCTTTTTCTGATATGTATCTGTAATTTTCATAGTTTGTATGTAACAGTATGTATAGTTTTAGTTCAAATTCGCCCATCTTCCTAGTTCATGTAAAACCTGAACATTTGTTGTACTGCATCCAGTGAAATAAAACccttttttatcaaattgtttttttgtttggagttatattaaaatatttttttatttttaaaaatttatttttgatattaggataaaaaattttaaaaaatttaaaaaatattttaaaactaaaaaaatattttttttaaaaaaatatagattgctGAACAGAGCCGAAGTAAGTTGgttttacttctttttatttttagttattatgttatatatatacaggaatgatttttcataatttatctaAACATAAATGACGATTTTATCATCCACTTGTATCTGACCAGTGACTAGATGTTCAACTACTTCAATCATGTTCTTACTTctgaataaatatattatatatttcctCGGATGAAGACCATCTGCAGGCGTTTTCTGTGACATTGTATTTAAAACATTTGTATATGTCGGAAAAATTCTCCTCTCATCACTAGTACAAACAAATATGACGGTGTGATGCACCAGGGCTTGTAGCCCAGCGGCAGAGGTAAGGTTTTCTTGTCTCTGTCACCTGGATTCGAGTCCTAGcgtgcacgtctgtcaccctCGCGGTGTTTTACATGCCTACTGAACTTGCAGGGTGTTTAGTGGGTCTGagaattagttgtggtgcgcgtaaaCTGGTCTGGACATCCcaggttaccaaaaaaaaataaaaatatgacgGTGTGATTCTGAAACAATTGTGAAAACACAAAATTGTACTATTTTATATGGAAAAGCAACAGGAATGAAATTTCATCAGCGATGCCTTGACAACGAACTTCCGCTGCCAATTTATAGTACTTATGGGCGGAATTTCTTGCCGGCACCAGAAATGGCTTTACTTAATCTGTGAAATGTCGTCAAGTGATGTCTTTCCCAACGAGATATCTTATTTTCGTCAGGAAAGCGTTTTGTATATAACAGTTAAATTGATGACGAACTTTTTTTTCTGACAAAATAATCCGGGGGAAACTTCGACGAAATAAGGTACACTTGTCATATAAAAGCATATTTAAAAAGTCTACGAATGCcattataaggaaaaaaatcaatcgaTATCATTTTCATTGATGGAAGGTTAGCAACATGAGATGTATTGAGCTTGGCACGTCATATGATTGCCTTAAGGTTGGTTTAAATGTCGAGGTCGATGCGTTCTCAAAGAGACATCCCAATAATTGTGATTCAGGATTTTTCTAGAAGTTATTAAATTCAGAATTAGGAATGCACGCAAATTTAGGGATTGGAGAGGGGGCACTCCGTGTGTATAGCCAGAGCCAGTTAAGCCCAGAGAAGAGAGAATGTTATAAGCTTAGTTGCTACATTAATCTTAAGAAACAAATGGTTTAGAATCAACTTAAGTATTATCTCTTCAATTTATATCTAAATACCTCCAATTCTATTGCTCAAATCCCTATCTGGCGCCTATTTTTGTTACTGATTTGACAGTCGAAAATGGTCAAATGACTAATTAAACACATATATACAGAGACTAAGTTATAATTTACTCTcggtataaattaaaaaataatctgcgATGATCATGGAGTAATACGTAGAACAGGACCATCTTAGGTTATCTGTTTAAGACAAACAGTATAGAAACATGACTTTATGCGCACAACACAACGAACATGAACTCCATAACATCAAACTTCTTGTCTCGACCTGTACGTGTtgaattaaaaaccaatttgcAGCTGTGGTTGGATTCTTGTATCTACTTGGATTTTTCAAACAGACAGATTCCTCGAGTgctcaaggattgtttaagggTACGTGAGGGTATTTGTTATAATAAGCACACAGGACAGTTATGAACTGCTTGAACCCATCttcctttgtgtttttttttttttttttcttctgttgaaCCCGTATTTAGAGACCAAGTCCCACAAGCGCACTCATAAACTTATAAGTTATAGCAAAGAACTCGATGAAATCCaatatttattaagatagatTCCCTGATTCAGTCTTGTGTAGGTTTCTGAATTTCTTGTTGCCTTTTTACACGTGGTATGAGAATTTGCATTTGCTGGCAACTGATCCAAGCCTTTTTTCgtagaatttttttgaaaagatagaaaactaacaaaaaaaaaagaatttactaATTATAAATGGAGACCAATCTCTTTCGGGGCTTTATAAGCTAGCGGCTACCGTCGCTTATTTTAGGCAACATAAATCTTTAACACATGAACAGTATAGTCTgcgaaatatatatatatataaagcccACAAAGACAAACAAGGCATGTGGATCAAACAACGATCTCTCATTAacgttttattttaattggatgGGTTACTCTTAGATTAAGAGTATTGTACTCTAACCTAAGATAAGAGAAGCTTTGTTATTTACCAGATTTTAAGGTGGTTGgtacaattaatttatcaaacttaTAAATTTAGCCTTGAAATTAGTAACATAAGGTTGTGTTTactatctctatttttttttaaaaaaaaatactctttatagaaaataaggaaatatgtttttttttcagaatagaaaacaaaagacttatttgacttaaaaattgaaaatgctaaaatgaATGACCATAAAATATTAGGTAAATCAAACAAGAtccttatttttaattaatataatgaaGAAATTGAGAAACAACTAATGACATGTtttccaattttcttaaaaaaataaaaaaacatgcgtttcaagaaaaaaattatcgttttttaaatttttcgtttcttaaaaaaaaaaaaagtaaatgcaATCTAAATTCCCCACTTGCTCCTTTTGATGATACAACATGATAATTCTATTTCACAAGTACAACGTGGGCACATTGTAATAGATGGACCATGCTATATAAGtgtgattatttatttaagtagCGGGAATTGCGCATAGACTAATTACTACAAAATACAAGGGACAAAAactttaatataaaagaattaactGATGAACTCTAAGTTCTTGTCATGTCATGTGCTGATGCTTCCCAGCCCCATGGCTTTGGGCTGGATGCTATATATTGGTGTGTTTGTGTAGGCGTCTAGTGTCTTGCTTTTTCAGAAACCAGAGCACATTTATTTTATCTCACTGATTGACCGAAGCTCTCTACTTCCAAACTTATTTCACTGGCTTCTATTTcctagaccaaaaaaaaaaaaaaaaagaacgaaaatCAGACACAAAAGCTTGATGGGATTCATATAGCAATCATTTATTTCCTTAAAACGGCAGCCATTCTAGACGATAGTCGAAGCATAAGTGCTTAATATCATGTTAACagtatgattaatttttaaatttggttttagtAAGATAGGCGAAGAAAGGGTCACCTCACATGACATAAAGCTAACTCCACTCAACCACACTCCTACTTTTCCTACCTAGTTTTTAAATGAGGTAGGTAGCATCACTTGGAATACATGGAAGGGTTGATGGTGATGCGTCAAGAAttaagagtgtgtgtgtgtgtgtgttacatgttgttttttttttatattaaaataatattttttatttttaatatgaattcaTTCAAATGATTCagaaatataaaaggaaattaaaactagaaaaaaattaaaataatttaaaaaacaatactactacaccgcaataccaaacaaatAATCGTATTTAAATCGTACCCGCAATGTTTGGGATTgtttgaaaaaaaggaaaggaaagaataaAGGTATGAACATATCCATGAAAGGGGATTTCCAACTTGAAAACCAAGTCACATTGGGTCTATCTTTTTATCCTTTATGGATGCTTCCAAAGTAATGGTTGCGAAAGGGAACAAGGATGATTAGAAAGTTAATGGAGTTCTAACATGATAGGATCATGTCTGAAATAATCCTTCGCtaataatgtattttatattgaCTCATTGGTTAATTTTCTTCGATAAGCACTACTTTGGTGGGCCATCTACATGATTCGGGTGATCTTATATGATAATATCGGCATCCCTTCAATCAGTAAGCATGATTAAGACccctaaaagtgttttttatattggaAGGTGTAAGCCATCAACGAAGAAGGAAGAGGACAGATGTTGATGAGGGAAGAGGTCTGATTGGACAATTCTTTCACCACCCTAGCTACCTAAGGCCCAGGCCCTACTGCTGCTTAAGACTCTCTCATGTGGGCCCATCGGCACCCATGTGGGCCCCATCCTAGGTGTGTCCCACCAAAAGTTTGTTCAAAGAGGGGGGGAGAGACCAATTAGATTTACCCTCACATGCGTCACCCTCCATCAGTGGAGAAATCCTTGTGCCTGTGCTAACCCACCCATCTTGacaattcatatatataatcCCTTCCTTAACCAAGGCGGCCTCCCTCCTCCCTTCCGCGCATCTTCTCTCTATTATTCATGCTTTTGTTAGgcctaaataatttatttattttagggttTGTCCTTTATTCGTAGTTATTAACttcattagaatattttttaaaaacttttttttatctatattaatatcatttaagtTTTCTTAGTGTCCAAGACGATatcatctgattttttttaataaattaaaatatcattattttgaataaactaGATTCACCTGTTAGCTTGTGAGTTGGAACCCTAACCTAATTAGctatggggggggggggtgtgggTTGTTTAGTTAGTGGTCCAACCTCTGGTTTTTTTCTAACCTTAACCTTCCCGGGATTAAGAAAGACCCTGAAAAGACATCATTGGATCTATTATCATGCTTAGCTAGTGTATAGttagatgtttttaaaatatatattttatttataaaatatgaaattaattattatgtgtttttttaatggttttgatgtgatgatattaaaaataaaaaatatttttaattaaaaaatatcatattactAAACACAAGCAAAGATGAACAGGTCTAGGAACCATTATTCTAAGCTAATAGAGATTCCAATCTatctatattataattatatttaaatcttCTTAATGTCCTCAAACGAACATTTAAGCCCCGTTTTAGGGATTTCATTAAGCATAGCGGGCCCCACGTAGAACTATTCACCAACGGGTCATCACAACTATCCCATCAGATCCTAAGCCTTCTATGTATCTCAGTAGTTAATTATAAACTCGATAAGATGAAAAGGAATCcttggtttaatttaaaaaaggagagaagGAGTCGACAAAGGCGCCATGCACATAACAACCGTTGATCATGATGACTTGACCTTTTGGTTTCTCTTACAAGTAAAACACATGCACGGATTTATATAACTTATATTTTGTagtgaaaaataagttttcCATGCCCACACGTATCTCTAAAGATCTTTACAACAATATCTATTTTAaagtcagtaaaaaaaaatttatttatgctcTCATTCAAGTGGGTTATTAGACAAATTAgataaatctctctctctctctctctccctccctctccctgttgtagttttaattattataggatagatttttatatataaaataaaataaaaacagatgATTTTagtttctataaaattaaattaagtttaaaacacaaaattatacatgaaattcaatgtaaaaaataagaattatttaattaacaaaacgatttttttctcaatagcTAGTTAGAAAAAAAGTTAACCTCATACAAACGGTACTTTCTTATTGAGATTCGGAGAGATCTCTCtggaataaataaaacaatatagcaatgaagatttcaacgtcaatCACGCAAACATCCTTAACATTAGCACGTAATGACAGGGCCACATGATATATAGTTGTAATTAAGCACCTGAACATTCATCTTCGTTCaattcatatttgatttttcacCCACCTAGCCAGTCCCGTGAAGTTTCTTGTTTATttgttacacacacacacacacacacacacacacacacacacacgtatacAGTATGCTTGCCCTCTCAAATAAGTTAAAGCAACTAGCTAAACCTAAAGCTAAATCTCCAGCTTCTCATGTTGACTTCAATTCACTAAAAAAACTTCCACCACCATTATAAGTGAGGGTAGAGAGATAGAGACAGATAGGGCTGAGGGCTGAGAGCGGAGACACAACAGTGAGAGAaaaagttatatgtatatatcatGTGAAACATGCGCATGTAATGCTATATATGCAGGACAAGTGAGATGGTGACACGTGGGCCATGAAGAAGTGATTAGTGTGGGACTTTGATATATGGTGTTACTTAGATCTTGAATGTATCTAGTTGTTTTACGACATGGATCCTATGATGCATGTATTTAATATGTTGCATGCAAGGGTCAGTGTTTTGACTTTTGAAAGTGAGTATGGTGGGCGgcgggtggtggtggtggctggTTGGGTGTGCGTCTCGGCTCCTGAGATCGAGCCAAGGCATGCAGTAGCTTTGGACTTGAGAGGAAGAAAGATGGGCCAAAGGGCTAAAAATGGAAACAAAAGACATGTCAACGGCGAGAGGGGGAGTtatgttttgcaaaatttgggCATTTTGATATTTAGAAGTTGTGATATGATCAGTCAGGAAGCAGAGACATGGTCTTCGCGATGTCTCATTGGGGTTCGTTCCACTGAATTCATTTGATGGCAATAAATTAAGATTACAAAAGTGCCAGATCCTTAAAAGATGATTAACGATATGGTTATAATTAAGTGCACATTTTCTTTAAAGAATGTTTAATCAAAGTGATGGAGAAGACGGACGGCatcaacattatatatatatatatatatatatatatagtagaaaTTATGGTACATGTGCCACGTACGAAGTGGTTACTTAGGACTTGTCCACTATGGGAGTTGAGTGTTAAGTATAGCCAATAAATTAAAAGTCTATGCATAGTTGATCGAACCAATTTGTTAACTTGTAATTGGTCTCCTTAACTATACTTTTCATCATCACTGAATTGAAAGCTAGTGGTCCAGATCATCTGTGCACAGTTTCCTAACCTAATAATCTTATATAGAGCAAAAATCACAGTTTTCATCATCAATAATAAGTTTCCTCGCTCGTTGCAGAACTTCAATAGAGCAAAAACATACTCCGAGGAATCTCTATGTGCATGATAATCTTGGCTCGAGGGGGGTGCTACGGAGTCTTATTGTCTTGGAAGATAACTAGATAGCTTGTCTGCGAAtccatctgattttttttaagcatagaaaacaataattaagtgctgtaaatgtattttttttttaataacagcTCCgcatcataaaaagaaaatgaaaaaaatattagtgaagatgaaatcaggaaaaaaatcaataaaaaaaataccagcaAACCCGagcaatgaaattgaaaaaaaaaatcaagattgtaGATTTAACgatgaaatcaaaaacaaattaaaattttataaaggtgaaagaattaaaatttaaaaacaaaaaataaagaaccaaaacctaaaataccatcaaatattgaattgaatgataaaattaaaaattcctaAGTCCACAAATTTACAAAAgactttagaataaaaaaaatcaagcaagtgagcaccaaattaaaaaaaatcataatacaaTATTTGATGTTCAAAATACTTGTCTGACAAGTTGACTCATGACTAAGGAAACTCGGGGTTTAAGCCGACCTGAATCCCAAAAGTAATTagaacaaatcatgaaaaatacttGATGgtaacatgtttgtttttttttaatgaaaaatcccataggatttgaaaaaaaagtaagaaaacatgcaaggatgaaaaaaaaaaacgctaAAAAAAGGCGATAAAAACCAGGTAAATCTAGACGAACCTTTTAAACCAAGATTAATCTCTTAAAGTCACAAAGTGTTAAATTCCAAATATAGGCTCAATTAAAaagctcaatataaaaataaattcaatgttgaagggtgagaaaaattaatttaattaaaaaatttattctttaaagaGCAAGATATGACAAATAGCACCAAAAAACTGAGGCAATACCagaccaatttaatgttgaatgataaaataaattaatttaatat is a window of Populus nigra chromosome 10, ddPopNigr1.1, whole genome shotgun sequence DNA encoding:
- the LOC133705589 gene encoding chaperone protein dnaJ 15-like; this translates as MDSKRTESTSAPPPVLRKDPYEVLSVSRDSTDQEIKSAYRKLALKYHPDKNASNPEASELFKEVTYSYSILSDPEKRRQYDSAGFEAVDVESVDMEIDLSNLGTVNTVFAALFSKLGVPIKTTISANVLEEALSGTVTVRPLPVGTSVSGKVDKQCAHFFGVTIDEQQAEAGIVVRVTSTAQSKFKLLYFEQEANGGYGLALQEDSEKTGKVTSVGMYFLHFQVYRMDSTVNALAIAKDPDAAFFRRLEGLQPCEVSELKAGTHIFAVYGDNFFKTASYTIEALCSKTYEDTTEKLKDVEAQILRKRNELRQFETEYRKALARFQEVTNRYSQEKQSVDELLKQRDSIHASFTVTRTVSYLSNGSTSKLLGDDSKAGSPVEDGISDGKDKSSKKKWFNLSLKGSEKK